AACGTTTATCTATCACTGGCGCATCATCTTCTAAAGATTCAGCAGTTTGGATCAAATCAGGAGCATCGGGGGCAAACTTTTGGACTGGGATCGCCAGCACCAACTGTTCATAGAGCCAGTTCTGGGGATCAAAATAGCCCTGCGGAGATAGGGTGTCGGCAAGATCGTCGAAGGTGATTTCGCGCTCCTTCGGAAAGTCTGACTCTGGTAGTGGCTCAAATAGCCAGATGTCTTCACTGGTATCGATCGCCAGACGGTGATTAAATTGCTTCAGGGTACGATCGCAGGTTAGCGTAACAATTGTGTTGGCAGTGGCAGAAACCGCAAGAAAGTTGCCCATATGACATACCTCGATCACCCCAGATACTGGCGTGAGTGAATCAAGACCATCGATGAACTGGCGAAACTCGATCGTCTCGGTGGCATCGATCGCCTTTAATAGCTGAGGAATGTAAATCCGCTCCATCCTAACCTCCTGGCTT
The sequence above is a segment of the Pseudanabaena sp. PCC 7367 genome. Coding sequences within it:
- a CDS encoding YceD family protein, which encodes MERIYIPQLLKAIDATETIEFRQFIDGLDSLTPVSGVIEVCHMGNFLAVSATANTIVTLTCDRTLKQFNHRLAIDTSEDIWLFEPLPESDFPKEREITFDDLADTLSPQGYFDPQNWLYEQLVLAIPVQKFAPDAPDLIQTAESLEDDAPVIDKRWAALQALNLSE